A single window of Loxodonta africana isolate mLoxAfr1 chromosome 10, mLoxAfr1.hap2, whole genome shotgun sequence DNA harbors:
- the EIF5 gene encoding eukaryotic translation initiation factor 5 has protein sequence MSVNVNRSVSDQFYRYKMPRLIAKVEGKGNGIKTVIVNMVDVAKALNRPPTYPTKYFGCELGAQTQFDVKNDRYIVNGSHEANKLQDMLDGFIKKFVLCPECENPETDLHVNPKKQTIGNSCKACGYRGMLDTHHKLCTFILKNPPENSDSGTGKKEKEKKNRKGKDKENGSMSSSETPPPPPPNEISPPPHAVEEEEDDDWGEDTTEEAQRRRMDEISDHAKVLTLSDDLERTVEERVNILFDFVKKKKDEGVIDSSDKEIVAEAERLDVKAMGPLVLTEVLFNEKIREQIKKYRRHFLRFCHNNKKAQRYLLHGLECVVAMHQAQLISKIPHILKEMYDADLLEEEVIISWSEKASKKYVSKELAKEIRVKAEPFIKWLKEAEEESSGGEEEDEDENIEVVYSKTASVPKVETVKSDNKDDDIDIDAI, from the exons atgtctgtcaacgtCAACCGCAGCGTGTCAGACCAGTTCTATCGCTACAAGATGCCCCGTCTGATTGCCAAG GTTGAGGGCAAAGGAAATGGAATCAAGACAGTTATAGTCAACATGGTTGACGTTGCAAAGGCGCTTAATCGGCCTCCAACGT ATCCCACCAAATATTTTGGTTGTGAGCTGGGAGCACAGACCCAGTTTGATGTTAAGAATGACCGTTACATTGTCAATGGATCTCATGAGGCGAATAAGCTGCAAGACATGTTGGATGGATTCATCAAAAAATTTGTTCTCTGTCCCGAGTGTGAGAATCCTGAAACAGATCTG CATGTCAATCCAAAGAAGCAAACAATAGGTAATTCTTGTAAAGCCTGTGGCTATCGAGGCATGCTGGACACACACCATAAACTGTGCACGTTCATTCTCAAAAACCCACCTG AGAATAGTGACAGTggtacaggaaagaaagaaaaggaaaagaaaaacagaaagggcaaagacaaggaaaatggCTCCATGTCAAGCAGTGAGacaccaccacccccacctccGAATGAAATCAGTCCTCCTCCCCATGCTGTG gaggaggaggaggatgatGATTGGGGTGAGGATACAACCGAGGAAGCTCAGAGACGCAGAATGGATGAAATCAGTGACCATGCGAAAGTTCTGACCCTCAGCGATGACTTGGAGAGGACTGTTGAAGAGCGCGTCAATATCCTGTTTGATTTCGTTAAG aagaagaaagatGAGGGTGTTATCGATTCGTCTGACAAAGAGATTGTTGCTGAAGCAGAAAGGCTGGATGTCAAAGCCATGGGCCCTCTTGTTTTGACTGAAGTTCTTTTTAATGAGAAGATTAGGGAACAAATCAAGAAATACAGGCGCCATTTCCTACGA TTTtgtcacaacaacaaaaaagctcagCGGTACCTTCTTCATGGTTTGGAGTGTGTGGTGGCAATGCATCAAGCTCAGCTCATTTCCAAGATTCCACATATTTTGAAGGAGATGTATGATGCAGACCTTTTGGAGGAGGAGGTTATCATCAGCTGGTCAGAAAAG GCCTCTAAGAAGTATGTCTCAAAAGAACTTGCCAAAGAGATTCGTGTCAAAGCAGAGCCGTTTATAAAATGGTTGAAGGAGGCAGAGGAGGAATCTTCTGGTGGTGAAGAAGAAGACGAAGATGAGAATATTGAG GTGGTGTATTCAAAGACTGCCAGTGTTCCTAAGGTTGAAACTGTGAAGTCTGACAACAAGGATGACGACATTGATATTGATGCCATTTAA